In Bacteroidota bacterium, the genomic stretch CCGTCCTGATCCACCGATGACTCTTTATCCTCTTTTAGGATACCCGATCGTTTGTCCGAACAGGACCCTTTGTTCTGCACGCAAGTTCAGTTTTGCCGCAAGGCCCGGCTTGTTGCAGTTATGGAACCACGATGCCAACCCCTGCGCCGCGGCGAATAAGTAAACGTTCCCGGCAATGAGGCCGGTATCGACGAAGTAATACGACTTCTGAACCTCCGGGTCGAGCAGTCCCGGTTCCTGAAACCCGGACGTGTGAACAAGCCTGTCCACATTGACGACGTAGATAAGCTGGACCGGCGCCTTTGCCACGAACTCTGCCTGCCCGGGACCGATCGCAAGAGCGCGAAAATCTCCGGCAACTGCAGGAACCAGCCTGTGCTGCTCGGCGTCGAAAAAATAAATCCCGTCCTGGATCGCAACATAGAGGTCGATCTCCTGAGAGTTGCTCGCCGATGCCGCCGTTCGTCCGGGAGTATTGAACGGTCCTTTCTTGCGGTTGATCCCATACGCCGCCCAAAGAAGGT encodes the following:
- a CDS encoding nitroreductase family protein encodes the protein MANIERSTEPARLLPIGLPKPTAGRSTSVTRALQLRKTTREIQVKKLPVQVLSNLLWAAYGINRKKGPFNTPGRTAASASNSQEIDLYVAIQDGIYFFDAEQHRLVPAVAGDFRALAIGPGQAEFVAKAPVQLIYVVNVDRLVHTSGFQEPGLLDPEVQKSYYFVDTGLIAGNVYLFAAAQGLASWFHNCNKPGLAAKLNLRAEQRVLFGQTIGYPKRG